In the genome of Hydra vulgaris chromosome 06, alternate assembly HydraT2T_AEP, the window ACTgtacaaaaaaactgtttagtagaaaaacaaatatcactttttttgttaaattcttcaATAGATTATTAATATCTAGTTTTCatcctatttatatataagtgaaGATAACctgtcaaacttttttttaatttttcacaaagCGTTTGAAGGTTTAAggattatgttttattaaagttaagtaaagaaaaatattgacatACTCCTTATCATTCTTCTAAAAATTTAGGTTAAACAGCAACTTTTTCAagattcaaaatttatattttgcgaACTTTAAGTATTTTAACAGTAGTCTGGTGCAACtgcatttaaactttatatcgaGCATGCTTTATAAAACATGGACAAGAATACATTTGACAAGAAGCGCATTAAGAAATCTTGCAAAATTGCACACATACAAATTcaagttaaatatttcaagAGTTTATACATACAAAACGCATTTTATAATAACGAAAATACTTATAGCATGGTAactaattttgttctttttttttgataattttaatgtCTTTTCTTCATTACTCTTTTTACATTAAGACATTTAATTCTAACCacttagtttagtttttttttaattttttttttcaattattacatttaaaaaaatgccacaattatttgcattttttgatgCTATAATCCGCTGTtatttgattaacttttttgactttaatactttttcttgCATTTAATGTCCTCAAAACTACGGTTgaagcaaaacataaaaacaaaatctcctCAGAGCTTATATATTGACATGGAACATGTAAGCTAGTTTTGCAATCAGTACAATTTTTCCTTGTTTAAAAACTCTAATGTTTAACTCTTtataattaacatataaatcaatttataaaaaaagttcttcaccATCACTACTAGCAGCAGTCTGGTAAAACTGCTTATAATCTTTGTATGCAAAAGCGCTTCACCAGTAGTCTCGTACAACTgcatataaactttgtttttttgacatttttaaacgCTTTGAGgagtactaaaataaaattaatacctTGAGTTGATAGTAACACAAGACTTGTATTGATAAACTTAGTTTAtcattactttgaaatttatttcgaaaacctggttgttttgattttaattatatttttcaacaaaggCGCACTTGCCTCTCTTTCAAAATCAGCGAATCAGATTGCTCATATTTCTGCCTGTTCTAAGCTTGTATAAGGTTTCAAAATATGCCTCGGGTTTCCTGCTATGGTTAGAGtcgataaaaaaagtttatatgaaCCAAAAACTATAgctcaagaaattaaaaaataattcacttATATAGGACCAACACTGTCTGAAAAATCACTAAGACCAAATCTTTGTTTCCTGATTATCTAGAACCCCTGGATAATTGCATTTGTTCAGATGAGTTATCTTCCGAATTAATATTTGATGAGTTTGAAAGAGTCTtcaaatctgtttaaaaaaataaagcaattaaagcAGATTTAATTAATGGAAACGTAGTTATAGATTGCTTTGAACAACataaagttgttctttttaaaatctttagggCTTCTATCCATCAAGGATTATTCCCAGAAcaattaaaattgcaaaaactattcctatttttaaagaaagggAAAAATCTGAAATCAGTAATAATCGCTCCTTCTCTGTTCTCTCCACATTTTCGAAAATTCTGACAAActtatcacaaagcaccgcggaagaccatttaataggaagttcttACTCAGagatggggtttgaaccacgaaTCTTACGTTTCTGCGGCTTCTGCAGCCGTGGTGCTCTACCACTGCgcaaataaatacatatatatcactATATGATCTACATATGCTGATTTGCAGGTCTAAAAGAGCTAAATTTGCAGacataatgaaataaaattcattgataGGGGGTAGGGAGAGGGTACCACGCACTATTCGCGCCAGCCTTGGATGTACAGTGGCTTATAGTGATACATGAGGTCCCCTACCACTGCTTTCTTCTCCCGTCCGTTTAAAGCGGAAGAAAGTTACTTGATTTACGCGACGTTAAAACCATCTAGTTAAACCGAATACTTTTTAACGAAATGATAGTTTACTTgtcttttatgaattttaatcaTTACTAAAACCCTTACCGAACTCTTATCCTCGGTCGATGTATTTACATTTAGTTCTTGGAACTCCTATTGACAGTCAATGTATTTATCCCAAATAATACACAAAACATtatcatataaatttatatatttaaatcaacaaaatatttgtggttgttaaaatgttttggtcTGCAAAAAAATTGGAGGTTGATATTTGAAAATGGaaacaacaaatttaatttaaattcaatttttttatttaattaaaatttgttttaaaacacattATGCTTTATTTAACggcttactttataaaatacctgaaaattaaaatagacgcatagtaaaaaaaataataacgatttatataagtttatgaaaacaatttataaatattttcatatatttaataataaacttcattACTTCATAACAATTCATTACTtcattacaataaattttttgtcaattaatgaaaaaaagattttaaatcaaataaaaaatagaacttAAGTAActaaacttttcaataaaaatgcattgctttaaataaataaggaatgcttttaaatatcaaaaaatagcaAACTTCATGCATATTACAATTGAACccgtcatttcgaaaagggcacaagtcacacttttttcaaatttcactttttaatgctattttttttattaaagtgttttacatattttcttcTAAGGAGGCACATTTTCATATACCACAAGTcaactttaaatgaaaatgaaaattaaagtcTGATCAAAAATGGCACAAGTTCCGGACTTATGTCTTTTTCAAGTGAAACGAAGCGCGATGAAGTGACGTAATCTCActttatttgttacaaaaatggAAAATCGTGAGCTTGCAGAAAATGCATATACATCTAGAAAAAGAGTGTCCGGTATAAGGAATAGTGAAAattacaaacatgaaaaaataaaaaaagccaaaattgCAGGAGAAGCTTATAAAAACCACAAAGGAAATGATGTGGCACCAAGACAGACGGGTGCTTCTTGCAGGTTAGTTTTTTgttctataatatataatatatactgtATTTGTtctcaaatttttgtttatttactcaTGTTTTACCACCAATGATTGGAGGTAAAATATcttgatatttaattattgtaatattacctcaataattttctttttttacagatGTAGTTCAAAATGTATGGAGCTTGTATCTGAAGATGTTATGAAAAGTACAATTcagtttgttaataaatttgatagtAAAAATGCCCTAGACACGTACTTGCAGTCATTGattgaaaagaaagaaatagAGAGAAGACGGTTTAGATCTGAAAAAcctaagaaaaaagaattttcctttatttatcACACTAACATTGAAGGTGTGAGAAAAAAAGTATGCAAGAAAGCTTTTTGCAGTATGCATGGAATTTCTATGAAACAAGTTAGACGTTTATgcatttgcttaaaaaaaaaagagcagccTATGGATCACAGAGGTAAATCCCAGGGATCACGATGCAAAGCATTACCTGGTGATACATTAACAAAAGTATGTGAGCATATTGAATCCTTTCCTATTAAATATGTGCACTACTATAGTAAAGATGCATCATCTTATTATTTGGATGAAAAACTCAATGTGAAAATTATGCACACATTATACGAACAAAAATATCCAGATCATCCtgttaaatataagttttaccTTAAATATTTCcaagaaaattttagtttatccTTTGGTACAAAGCAAGTTGATGTTTTTGGACTGTGTGAagagttaaaaattaaactaaaaaacccACACCTTAATGACAATGCAAAAAGAATCTATCAAGCAAATATTGAGATCCACAAAAGACAagcaaacaaattttacaaaaaaatacaggAAGTTGAAACTAAGTGCAAAAATAATCCAAATGTGTATGGGATTGCATttcattttatgcaaaatttgccACTTCCACATATCCCTGTCCAGGAAATATTTTACCTACGTCAACTATGGCTGTATGAGTTTTGCATATACGATTTTAAAACTGGTAAATCACTATTTTATTACCTTTGTGCtggattatatttaaaaaaacattgtcaaCGAAGCCAAAGAACTGCACCTATTTTCTGATGGTTGTGCAGGCCAAAATAGAAATCATGCAATGATTTACATACTTTTATCACTGGTAGCTGAACTAGGCAGCAATATAAATGAGATACAATATTACATACCAAAAAGAGGTCACTCATTCTTGCCAAACGATAGAATGTTTGGAACAGCAAAGCGACATTCGAAAAAATGACCAGATTTACACACCAACAGAGTATGAAAATCTTATAGCTGCGgcaaatgaaaaatttgaaattagaaGGCCTAAAACTGAAGATattattgatgtaaaaaaatggtggccaaattattataagaaagTTGTGTTATCTGTAGATTCCTATGGAAGAGGAGTAGCCAAGgacaaaaaagtaacatttgGTATTTCAAAAGTGTCACATTTCACGTTCTCTAAGACCACACCAGGTTTAGTGATAACACGTGAATCCATAGATTCCTTAGTCAGTTATAATTTCCAGCTATTACAAAGGATGGGTACAAGACCGACCTTACCATTAAGTAGTACTCCTGCATATGCTGGAAAATTGccaatcaatgaaaaaaatatcagatttgaaaaaaatagaaaaatatattccatattcaATAGAAGAGTATAAAAACTTCTATACAGAGCTTTTTGCATGGCCAACAACTTCGACAAACAATGAATTCCAGGAAATAAGTGATGATTAActaacaataattgttttaatgtaataataaatcattactatCTTGATAATCttgtgatttttatatataacaaagtgTTCGTTTTGAAAAAGGCATAAgtccataaatttaaattaaagatatatgtattatatgttggttttttataataaataaaactctgaaaaattttgtatgctttttttttatctactcATATATTTAGTTTCTTTAGCACCATAGACTTTTTCtctaaaaaacttatttttgttgatcctgaaaagtttgaataaatggacttgtgcccttttcgaaatgacggGTTCAATTAACAACGATACAATTAACAACTctcagtaaataataaaaacaaaagtgtcAATGAATAAATATCAACCTAACAAGACAAACTTAATATGGTcgttctttgtttaaaaaaatacatagttctttgtttgattttggtGTAGAAAGCTTTCGTGGTTTTTTATAAGCTGATAAAGGAAAGTATATTGTGATACActcaattttaattaagtaatgCATTAAAGCATAAAAGTATTGAATTCACAATTTCAAAATACACGTTAATGTAAACAAGAGAGTTCTTTGGTTTCGaagcacatttaaaaaatgtctaaagaTACTTTTCTTAAACTTCTAAATTCTGTTTCAAGTAGTTCTGTAACAAATTTTCCTAACATAACATATTTGTAACAAAAGTGTTTCTCTTAATGGCGTTTTAATGAGCTAGACTATTTCTTCACGTGCATAACTTGTGAAATCACGTGTATAACTTGTGAAATCACGTGTATAACTTGTGAAATCACGTGTATAACTTGTGAAATGCCTTGTGACGTGTTGATATTTTATGCctaatttctgatttttttttcatgcatAATGCTGTATCCCAAAAAtccaaaacaaattttctttgtttatcaTTTAGATCTCTGAGGAAGCTTTTGATCATTATTGAACTTAAAATATATGCCCACACTTTTTAGATTAAAAGTTTTCCATTATGTGACTgcaagtttaataaaatcacTAGTCTTGTTAACGTTGGAAAAATAGAAGTTTCAGGGTGATTAAGAAGAACATTGTAagtattattagaaaaaaaattgctttttgagTCCattattttgtatgtttttgatTATGCGGACAAAAGTCAAACAACAAAAAGCAGGGCCGTACCGAGCCAATTTTGCGCCtagggcaaaaaaaaaaagaaaattaaacgaaaaaaatgattttataagtaaaatttgtCATTAAGGTTGCACAAAATTTAGTTCAATGTCACTTTTCTGGCTTTTCTTAAGACAAATTCACTAATGACATCATCAAAATCAATGTTGTGTGCCACTTCATTTTCAATTGAAATTATAGCTAAACTAAACAAACGTTCTTGGCCCATTGTTGACCTCATATAGTTTTTTATGAGCTTAAGTTTACTGAAACTTCTCTCACACGTAGCAACTGTGACTGGTATGGTGAGGAAGGTGCGAATAGCAATTGCCGTGCTGGGATAAGCATCGGTCAAAGAATATTTATGAATGAGCTGCAAAATGTCGATTGGGCTAGATTTTTCAAAGTTGTCCATCATTGCGGCAGCTTGATATTTAAAGCTTGCCATTTCTGACAGGAAATCGGAAGAATCTAAATCTGCCTTGTAAGTTTGAGATAAATTTACAGCTTTTTTCTTGAGTTTATCCACTGAACTTTTAGAGAGTGAATGCCCACTGAGGAAGTCAAAATCAGAGGATACAGCAGACATAGCCACTAACCGCCACTCAATTTGTGTAATAATACTGTCAAACACAAGTTTACACTGAGATCCGAATTCTGTTTCTGCTGTGAGAAGGTGAGAGTCATTTTCACCTTCATAAAGTGCCATCCGCTTCACTTTGCGCTTCCTCTTGATTGGAAAGCCACCATCAATTCCGCTCTGGTTAGCTTTTTTTGTGGCATCTTTGATAATGTTGTCCACCCCAACATCTCAAAGATTCTGAATGGAAGCCTTCAatcctttcattttttttgcggCAATGTCAATTGAAATGGTTTTTGACTGAAGCAGTTTGTTTTCCGGGTCAATTAGAGAAAGAATTTGACACCAGAAatccaacaaaaataaaaaactgaaatcAATTTGAATGAGAAGTTCTTTTGCACTGCTAACTGTGACAGCATTTGTCATGGGATTGTGGATAACGGATTCCAAAACTTGAAGAACGCCTTTGATTTGTCTGTGCAATGGTGTGATTGCTTCTTTTTTGGCAGATCATCTTGTGTCACTGTTTCCCTTTAATGAGATGGTCAACGTTTTCATCAGTTTTTTCCATCTTGACGTGGagcttgaaaaaaagttaaagatggCTTGAACCtttccaaaaaaatcttaatcatATGTGGGGAAACCTCGGCAGCATGAACACCAATAAGATTTAAAGTGAAAGCTGCGCATGGAATAAACCTTGCTGACTCATTAAGAGAATGCATGTAAGCTTTGACGCCATTGTATTTTCCAGACATATTGGCTCCATTGTTATAGCCTTGGCCTCGGCAATTGGAAATGTTCAGACCATCCTTCTCCAATTTTTCAGTTATCTCTGTTGCAAGACCTTTTCCGGTTTTTTGGTGAGATTCAATGAAGTCCATTAAGCTTTTCTTAATTGTGCAGGTTTCATCACTGATGTGGACATACCTGATTATCTGAGTCATCTGCTCTTTGTGGGAGGCATCTGGAGTGCAGTCAAACAGAACAGAGTAGTATTTAGCTTCTTTGATGTTTGGCAAAATTTCGTTCCTGACTTTCTGCCCAAGTAACTCAATCAGTTCATTTTGAATTCGAGGAGAAAAGTAGGatgttgtagtttttttttctttaacggACGCAATGTGTTCAGCCACTAAAGGATAATAATGGCTAATCAATTCAATAAGCTCAGAAAATGCCACTGTTTTGTTGACCGATGTCTTAAGTTGTTCCCCAAAGGACAAGATTGTTCTTGGCACAGAACAAAATTGCATCAACAATCACTTTCAAGATGTCTCTCCACTTTTTTATCTCTCCACTGATAACTTTCTGCAGATCAGAATCCAGGGTCTTTCCTtccttgatgttttttttaagagttttccAATCAGAATAGCATCTTTGGTGTTCATTGCTGTTTTCATGCTCAGGAATTCTTGGGTTTAGTTTTTTCCAGTCACAAAACCCTTTGGAAATTTCTGAGAAATTATTGGTTTTTGTTGTTGAAAGTAACaaacagcaaaaacaaaataaagaatcttTTTTGTGACTGTACAGCAGCCAAgtgcaaacaaattttttaccatTGGGATGAATTTTTTCATACTATTTTGAGCTGAAGTGTCGCATTCTGTTGCAAAATTACGCAGCGTGTTTGGGAAAAATTCTCTTCTGTCTTGCTCTGGTCCATGCTCAATCAAAAAGGATCTTGTTTTGTCCGTTATTTTAGACCATGTTGCTGGATCCCTGTGTTGAAAATTTTCTTCCGAGGCCTCTGGAATTTCTGAGATTTCTGAATGAAGTTCATTCTTGTCCATTTCAGCTGGGCCTGAAAGCTGGGCATTTCCATCTTCCCTTGTTGGTTCTGACTCAGTTGTGCAAAATTCTTCTTAACTTTGGCTGATGAAAATCTCCTCTTCAATTGATTCCAAATAATGATCTGAACTTAAGTCAATTATAGGATCTGTTGAATTGTCATTAACTTCAATACAAATTTCCtctgaaataatttatttttccacTAAGTTTGTTACAAACCACTTTTTGAAACAGTTTTGTAGTTTCTCGTCACTTTCTTGGCgctgttttcttttcttcttaaattCAGAACCAGATAATTTTATGGTtcaatttataatagaatcataatgttcaaaagttatcaAAGGTATGTTAGTGTTAAAGGGCGCTCTTTTGTTCAGTAAATGAGCTTTAAAATTTAGGAGTATGTGTCAAGAGGcggaattttaattaatttttttatcaacagcAGTGAAATCGTgaaaatttgtttcataaacggattattgtttttttaatttattaaaatttgcgCCCTCCCAATTTTGGCGCCTCAGGCCGCGGCCCGGCTGGCCCCCCTCCTTGGTACGGTCCTGCAAAAGAGTTCTATTTAGGTAAAGATTTGTTGTTATTTGGACATCAAGTTTATATCAAAGGATTGCTGATccatttttctaatatattctCTCAactttcaaaaccttttttcttactacctgccaaatttcattgaaaaaaaaagcatactcAGACACGTTAATACTATACTCCAACTATTTAAACTTTACTGTTATTTGGAcatcaaatatatatcaaaggAATGCTGGttcatttttctaatatattctCTCACCTTTAGAAACCTTTTTTCTTACTACGTGCCTGATTTCATTGGGAAAAAAGCATACGATCGAATGTAcgagtaataacaataatgatgtTGGATATAGATTATTTAATAGTACTAAATAGTTGTAATGTAGTTAACAATTGTAATGTCATTATATTtaccattatttaaatatattatttttttctttataaaaattaaactttttttttctgctatCATGGGGCCAAAAtcgaagtttttgttttatggtgAATGCAAAAAGTATTTAACTGCTAATTTTGAATTGTCGCAAAAAGGCATTGAATCTAAAACAGAGTGTAAATCAGTTTGTAGAAATggacatttttattacttacaaaAAATAGTGATTCGTTTCTCAAAACATCTCAACAAGtcactaaacatttaaaaatagaaacataTAAAAATCAGGTTAGGAGTCTCATAAATAAATCATTGAATTGGGCTAGAAACTTTAACAGGGCTGAGGGAAGTAAGcgttttttggaatttttcaataaaccttttttcacCCATATATCAAGTTTTCCTAATATTGTATTATCATCAAGCTCCTCAGATGTTTCATATACCAATCCAAATGTTTTATCTCCTTTAACTAGTGGACATCAACATCTGCAGGTTATAGCGAATGAGATATAactaaacatatattttaaacatatattttaactaaacatatAAGGCAACTTAAAACTAAGCATAATGCTGCTATTTTGACTAGTAACAGGGTAATTGCTAGTTTGGAGAATGATTTGCTCCAAATTAAGGAGGATAGAAATGTAATTATGCCAGAAGATGAAAAAACATATTCATTacaaataagaataataatttataatatgttgTTGTGTAATATACCAACTGGTAACATTCCATATCTTATGAGCAAAATAGGGCATTATATgggtgttatttttaataatattcctCATATAAGTACTGTTGAGCAAAGAGCTCGTGAACTTGGCAGTATTTCAGATTTGCAAGTAGCAGAGTGGACTATGCATAATAATAATCCTACTCTTGAGTTTGATGCTACAACACAAAGAAAGTGCGCACATTAATAGCATTAACTTAACACCTAATTATAAATGTCTTGTGTTTGCTCTAAATCAGTTACCAGGAGGAACAGCATTTGATTATGAAAGTCGTATATGCCCTTGAATTGATTATATTGCAtttgtttattcaaatttttaccaAAGTAGCTTTGATGAATGTCGTAACttgattattgaaaatatatctAACACAATGTCAGACAGAGTTGCATTCAACCATCTTACAATAAGCAATGTTTGTGTAACCTGGGGCAAGAATTTGAATGAACTGTCATTTGCATCCTCTTGACACAATTCCAGTTTCATGTCTCTCAGCATAACAGTCTCTTGAGTGTGAGAGTtgttaattatttgaaaatgatcGTATGgcagttaaaattgttttagccATGAACAAAATGAGGTTTATAGACGTCAAAGACTTGCTTCGTAAAAATGAAAGTGATCCAAAAGGATTTGTAAATTGTTTAGATGAAAACGATCTACTACGAAGTGTTATTCCTAGATATCGTGGGAATCGGCTCATATTCTTTTTCAtacttgtttcatttttaagaagcATTACAGTGAGTTTAAACATTTCCTCATTGTTGGAACAGTAAAGCGTAAAAGTTTGCAAGCAATTCTAAGAGGGGCATTTTGCAACAAAACTGCCATAAAAGAAATGTGCGTACTTGCATTGTTTGGAAAACTCCCTACTGAGTCTTGAatgaaaagttttatgttttagcTGAGGATGCAACTTTTGATATGCTTCTGGTAGTCAGCGAAAAAAGTTTTGCTAATAATTACAAATTGTAAATCTAATCCAGCTTTGCTCAGTTTTGCAGAAGAACAGATTTTTTGGGGAATACTCTTGCCctctaacattttaaaatcaatatatgcTCCATTGCTAACCACTAACACTCATATTAGCTTCATTGATAACCagctaaaaaaaatgacttCTGCTTGTCTTGATGCTGTGCAAGTTGTCTTGAAGCGACAGTATAAAAGGTATTTCTTACTTTCTATTACAGAGACACTAAAGGAGGTAAGAGATGCAAAAAGGAGGAATTTGGTAGATATATCTTAATGAtgttgtaaatttgttttttcaaatggttttttactaaataaacactattttttataatttttattaaacttatttcatattaaaaattttaaaaattaaaatttaccagcTTCATCCACGTCATCACTGCCATCTGGCACCCAGAGTGAAAACCAAGACCTCCTTGGTAAGTCTTTTactgtgttttaatttttgtttttcatttttcaaacactaatttaatttatttttttttaatataggcTTGTCTAGGAGTGATTTCTTAGTTTGGCGCCGAAGCCACCCTGGGCCCAAATCAAAAAGGGCCATCCGCATATGCCCAGAATGGGGGTAAAGACCTGCCTCAATTTAAATACAAACCTCCTGGTGGCAGAAGGGATAACAGAGGATTCAGGAATGTAGctattaacaattataaatatacttattaataagtttatataggTTCATTTAGCTGATTCTATATACACTTATTGATAGGTGTATGTATAGTATGTATTAGAGtggttcaaaaaataacttttttaaaaacagtctgCTGCATTTAACTAAATGTAttctatataatacaaaaacactgggtttaaaatttttttgaataaaaaatgttttttggggTGCCTCAAGACCGTTAAAAATTTGACAGGTCCCTATcatctaaagtatgtcaacctggtactcaaaagaagcgaaattatgtaaaaacttcaaaaataataatcaatttacataaattttttttaagatataatcgcctaaaaactattgtttttaagataaaaataaaaaaagtcaatatttttaagtttttttaatataatttttttatacaagttttttttatgtaaatcgattattatttttgaagtttttatataatttcgtttcttttgagtaccagggtGACATactttttcacctttaaaatactgaattaaaaacctttctaatgatatataacaatctagtgtttaattaatttaaaaacttcatgtCATGCACCTAATATAATTGCCTTTGCTTTGCTATTTGACTCTTTTACtgattctaaaattaaatgaacatgatcaaataaaaattacaaatttatttgtttacaagttttcacaacattttcaaaagaaatttagaACCATCAAACATAACTTGTATCACAAATTATCataacatcaaaaacatttttcgaAAGAGAATTTATATCATTAGTTTTCCAAAAAAGCAACTTCCTGatacaataactttttgtaaCATACACCTTGTCACAAAGAATAATAGTTCCTATTTACAATTTCAGAATAAACTCCGAAGAACTCAGATATATATCTAATTGGTTCAAGTGTATTAATTTAACCttgaatattaataaaacaaaatgggttTTATTTTATTCGAATACAAATAAGCGATTCTCCCATCAAAATTACCTCAAATCTTTATCGatcaaaaggaaataaaaaagagattttgttacaaaatgttGCAATGTCTTTATCTCCGTCAGAAACGCGCGATCCGTATAACCAATTTTGCAAATCGCTTCTCTCATTCGAAGCATTATTTTACTGAAATGAGAATTCTGAATATATACGAGtcaaatgtatttaatattttatattttgtatatatgtggaTAAATAACTTATCCTTACCCGTCTTCAAAGATCTTTTTCCTTTTAAACCAatcagtaaatatattttgagaaataatgactttttaaataaacctttttatcaaacaaactttaatcaacTTTGTATTACCTATCGAGcgcctttggaataaaattgttttgccgaTTTTAATTTCGAAGTGCTGTAAACTGGGGTTACTTTGAATAGCGGGGTAACtgaatacaaatcttttttttttcaagttgtaatTGTCGCAAGAATTTATATGAAATTGTCCAAAcatcaaaatcttaaaaatagtttatattttgattatttaaagttttactttgtttattggttattattgttcctcaaaaaatgaattaaatatttcaaatattttatcaaaaaaattagtcagAAAACTTTGTACACTGCCTCAGCTAGTGTAGTAGCTTGTCGTCTTAGttgcataatttttgtttatgaatttattaagcatataaaatctaaagaagtttgtttttaatattataatattgttcaaacacatatatatacatatattatatatatatatatatgtgtttgtgtgtatatatataaatgcatacat includes:
- the LOC136081774 gene encoding uncharacterized protein LOC136081774, producing the protein MENRELAENAYTSRKRVSGIRNSENYKHEKIKKAKIAGEAYKNHKGNDVAPRQTGASCRCSSKCMELVSEDVMKSTIQFVNKFDSKNALDTYLQSLIEKKEIERRRFRSEKPKKKEFSFIYHTNIEGVRKKVCKKAFCSMHGISMKQVRRLCICLKKKEQPMDHRGKSQGSRCKALPGDTLTKVCEHIESFPIKYVHYYSKDASSYYLDEKLNVKIMHTLYEQKYPDHPVKYKFYLKYFQENFSLSFGTKQVDVFGLCEELKIKLKNPHLNDNAKRIYQANIEIHKRQANKFYKKIQEVETKCKNNPNVYGIAFHFMQNLPLPHIPVQEIFYLRQLWLYEFCIYDFKTGKSLFYYLCAGLYLKKHCQRSQRTAPIF
- the LOC136081328 gene encoding zinc finger MYM-type protein 1-like — translated: MALYEGENDSHLLTAETEFGSQCKLVFDSIITQIEWRLVAMSAVSSDFDFLSGHSLSKSSVDKLKKKAVNLSQTYKADLDSSDFLSEMASFKYQAAAMMDNFEKSSPIDILQLIHKYSLTDAYPSTAIAIRTFLTIPVTVATCERSFSKLKLIKNYMRSTMGQERLFSLAIISIENEVAHNIDFDDVISEFVLRKARKVTLN